In Anaerostipes hadrus ATCC 29173 = JCM 17467, a single genomic region encodes these proteins:
- a CDS encoding mechanosensitive ion channel family protein encodes MLAQIQAMFAVVDLGKINWNQFLEKYLEIAMSIIGKVIVSFLIIAIGFKLIKILIKLLKTTLEKAEIDYGVISFSCSFIRIGLRCIVIFMAVAHMGVEVSSFIALLGSAGVAVGLALQGTLSNVAGGVLLLILKPFQVGDYIVLTGTDCEGEVAAMDIFYTKLKTIDNRVIVIPNGTLSNSNLINNTKQERRLIDIEVGISYDADIKEVKRILTDIAKNEKRILDQDGVKIFVSSLADSSVMMGIRCWVSTSDYVATKWALNEEIKIRFDEEGIEIPYQKLDVCIKNEV; translated from the coding sequence ATGTTAGCACAAATACAAGCGATGTTCGCAGTAGTGGACTTGGGCAAGATTAACTGGAATCAGTTTTTAGAAAAATATCTGGAAATTGCAATGAGTATCATAGGAAAAGTCATAGTATCATTTTTGATCATTGCAATTGGATTTAAATTGATCAAGATCTTAATTAAATTGTTAAAAACAACCCTTGAGAAGGCAGAGATCGATTATGGAGTTATCTCATTTTCCTGCTCCTTCATAAGGATTGGATTGCGTTGTATTGTAATCTTTATGGCAGTTGCACATATGGGGGTAGAGGTAAGTTCTTTTATCGCATTATTAGGATCTGCAGGTGTAGCAGTAGGTTTAGCATTACAAGGAACACTTTCTAATGTAGCAGGTGGAGTTTTACTATTAATCCTGAAACCATTTCAGGTAGGAGATTACATCGTATTAACAGGAACCGACTGCGAAGGAGAAGTTGCAGCGATGGATATTTTTTATACAAAGCTTAAGACAATTGATAACCGAGTGATCGTCATTCCTAACGGAACATTAAGCAATTCAAATCTGATCAACAACACAAAACAGGAACGAAGACTGATCGATATTGAAGTTGGGATCTCTTATGATGCAGATATCAAAGAAGTAAAAAGAATTCTTACAGACATAGCAAAAAATGAAAAAAGAATTCTTGATCAGGATGGAGTTAAGATTTTTGTGAGCAGTTTGGCAGACAGTTCTGTCATGATGGGGATCAGATGCTGGGTTTCAACATCTGATTATGTAGCAACTAAATGGGCGTTAAATGAAGAGATTAAGATTCGATTTGATGAGGAAGGAATCGAGATACCATATCAGAAATTGGATGTTTGTATTAAAAATGAAGTGTAA
- the asd gene encoding aspartate-semialdehyde dehydrogenase encodes MSEKLRVGILGATGMVGQRFISLLENHPWFEVTTLAASPRSAGKTYEEAVGGRWKMDTPMPEAVKSMIVKNVNEVEEVASHVDFVFSAVDMSKDEIKKIEEDYAKTETPVVSNNSAHRWTPDVPMVVPEINPEHFEVIESQKKRLGTTKGFIAVKPNCSIQSYAPVLTAWKEFEPYEVVATTYQAISGAGKTFKDWPEMEGNIIPYIGGEEEKSEQEPLRLWGHIEDGVIVKAETPVITTQCIRVPVLNGHTAAVFVKFKKKPTKEQLIEKLVNFSGLPQELELPSAPKQMIQYLEEDNRPQVREDVDYENGMGISVGRLREDTVYDYKFVGLSHNTVRGAAGGAVLCAETLKAKGYITKK; translated from the coding sequence ATGAGTGAAAAATTAAGAGTTGGTATTTTAGGTGCAACTGGAATGGTTGGACAGCGTTTTATTTCATTACTTGAGAATCATCCATGGTTTGAAGTTACAACATTAGCAGCAAGCCCACGTTCTGCTGGAAAGACATATGAAGAAGCAGTTGGTGGACGTTGGAAAATGGATACTCCAATGCCAGAAGCAGTAAAATCTATGATCGTAAAAAACGTCAATGAAGTAGAAGAAGTTGCTTCTCACGTAGATTTTGTATTTAGTGCAGTAGATATGTCTAAAGACGAGATCAAAAAGATCGAAGAAGACTATGCAAAAACAGAAACACCAGTTGTATCTAACAACAGTGCTCACCGCTGGACACCAGATGTACCAATGGTAGTACCTGAGATCAACCCAGAACACTTCGAAGTGATCGAAAGCCAGAAGAAACGTTTAGGAACAACAAAAGGTTTCATAGCAGTAAAACCTAACTGCTCTATCCAGAGTTATGCACCAGTTTTAACAGCATGGAAAGAATTTGAACCATATGAAGTTGTTGCTACAACATATCAGGCAATTTCTGGAGCAGGAAAAACTTTCAAAGATTGGCCAGAGATGGAAGGAAACATCATTCCATACATCGGTGGAGAAGAAGAAAAGAGCGAACAGGAGCCTCTTCGTTTATGGGGACATATTGAAGACGGTGTGATCGTGAAAGCTGAAACACCAGTGATCACAACACAGTGTATCCGTGTACCAGTATTAAACGGACATACAGCAGCAGTCTTCGTTAAATTCAAGAAGAAACCAACAAAAGAACAGTTGATCGAGAAATTAGTAAACTTCAGCGGACTTCCACAGGAATTAGAACTTCCAAGTGCTCCAAAACAGATGATCCAGTACTTAGAAGAAGATAACCGCCCACAGGTAAGAGAAGATGTTGATTACGAAAATGGAATGGGAATCTCTGTTGGACGTTTAAGAGAAGATACTGTATACGATTACAAATTTGTAGGACTTTCTCATAACACAGTTCGTGGAGCAGCAGGTGGAGCTGTTTTATGTGCTGAGACATTAAAAGCAAAAGGATATATTACAAAAAAATAA
- a CDS encoding phosphoglycerate dehydrogenase, whose product MYTVKCLNPIASKGLDLFTEDFKVIDDLDKADAVLVRSAAMHDLAVPESLLAVARAGAGVNNIPLDEYAKKGIVAFNTPGANANGVKELVVAGLLLASRDIIGGYNWVKENASEENLAKLVEKQKKQYAGNELKGKSIGVIGLGAIGVLVANICNRLGMKVYGYDPYVSVRSAWSLSRMVKHIASIDELFETCDYITIHVPYMDSTKGMINKEAIDKMKDGVTLLNFARGELVDNQAVIEGLASGKVKHYVTDFPSAEIAGVDKVITIPHLGASTEESEENCAEMAVDQLMNYLENGNIVNSVNYPNCDLGEASGAARITVHHKNLPNMIGQLTAILAADGHNISNMLNKSKGEWAYSMFDMEKKAPTEETIKKMEQIDGVVRVRVL is encoded by the coding sequence ATGTATACAGTAAAATGCTTAAACCCGATCGCAAGTAAAGGACTAGATTTATTTACAGAAGATTTTAAAGTGATCGATGACTTAGATAAAGCAGATGCAGTTTTAGTAAGAAGTGCAGCTATGCACGATCTTGCAGTTCCAGAAAGCCTTCTTGCAGTTGCAAGAGCTGGAGCAGGAGTTAACAATATTCCATTAGATGAATATGCAAAGAAGGGAATCGTAGCATTCAACACACCAGGAGCGAATGCTAATGGTGTAAAAGAACTTGTTGTTGCAGGACTTTTACTTGCATCTCGTGATATCATCGGTGGATATAACTGGGTTAAGGAAAATGCATCCGAAGAGAACCTTGCAAAACTTGTTGAGAAACAGAAAAAACAGTATGCAGGTAACGAATTAAAAGGAAAAAGTATCGGAGTTATCGGACTTGGAGCAATCGGTGTTTTAGTAGCAAATATCTGTAATCGTCTTGGAATGAAAGTTTATGGATATGATCCATACGTATCCGTACGTTCTGCATGGAGCTTATCAAGAATGGTAAAACATATCGCTTCCATTGACGAATTATTTGAGACATGTGATTATATTACAATTCACGTTCCATACATGGATTCTACAAAAGGAATGATCAACAAAGAAGCTATCGATAAGATGAAAGACGGAGTTACATTATTAAACTTCGCCAGAGGAGAACTTGTTGATAATCAGGCAGTGATCGAAGGATTAGCATCAGGAAAAGTAAAACATTATGTAACAGATTTCCCAAGTGCAGAAATCGCTGGAGTAGATAAAGTGATCACAATTCCACACTTAGGAGCATCTACAGAGGAATCAGAAGAAAACTGTGCAGAGATGGCAGTGGATCAGTTGATGAATTATTTAGAGAATGGTAATATTGTCAATTCAGTAAACTATCCAAACTGTGATCTTGGAGAAGCAAGTGGAGCAGCTCGTATTACAGTACATCATAAGAATCTTCCAAATATGATCGGTCAGTTAACAGCGATCTTGGCAGCAGATGGACATAACATTTCCAATATGTTGAATAAATCCAAAGGTGAATGGGCTTATTCTATGTTTGACATGGAAAAGAAAGCACCAACAGAAGAGACAATCAAGAAAATGGAACAGATCGACGGAGTCGTTCGTGTTCGTGTACTATAG
- the serC gene encoding 3-phosphoserine/phosphohydroxythreonine transaminase, which yields MARVYNFSAGPAVLPEEVLKEAAEEMLDYRGCGMSVMEMSHRSKMFDDIIKTAEADLRELMNIPDNYKVLFLQGGASQQFSAIPMNLMKNKVADFIITGQWAKKAYQEASRYGKANILASSEDKTYTYIPDCSDLPVSEDADYVYVCYNNTIYGTKYQQIPNTKGKILVADMSSCILSEPVNVEDFGVIYFGVQKNVGPAGVVVCIVREDLITDDVLEGTPTMLKWKTQADADSLYNTPPCYGIYICGKVFKWLKDQGGLTAMKKRNEEKAKILYDFLDQSEMFKGTVVKEDRSLMNVPFVTGDKDLDAKFVAEAKEAGFENLKGHRTVGGMRASIYNAMPKEGVEKLVAFMKKFEEENK from the coding sequence ATGGCAAGAGTATACAACTTTTCAGCTGGACCGGCAGTACTTCCGGAAGAAGTGTTAAAAGAAGCAGCAGAGGAAATGCTTGATTACAGAGGATGTGGAATGTCCGTTATGGAGATGAGCCACAGATCCAAGATGTTTGATGATATCATCAAAACTGCAGAAGCAGACTTAAGAGAATTAATGAACATCCCTGATAATTACAAAGTATTATTCCTTCAGGGTGGAGCATCCCAGCAGTTTTCAGCGATCCCTATGAATTTGATGAAGAACAAAGTTGCAGACTTCATCATCACAGGACAGTGGGCAAAGAAAGCATACCAGGAAGCTTCCAGATATGGAAAAGCAAACATTTTAGCTTCATCAGAAGATAAAACATATACATATATTCCAGATTGTTCTGACCTTCCTGTATCAGAAGATGCAGATTATGTATATGTATGCTATAACAACACGATCTATGGAACAAAATATCAGCAGATTCCAAATACAAAAGGTAAAATCCTTGTTGCAGATATGTCTTCCTGCATTTTATCTGAGCCAGTTAATGTAGAAGACTTTGGAGTGATCTATTTTGGAGTACAGAAAAACGTTGGACCAGCAGGAGTTGTAGTTTGTATCGTACGTGAAGATCTGATCACAGATGATGTGTTAGAAGGAACACCAACCATGTTAAAATGGAAAACACAGGCAGATGCAGATTCACTGTATAACACACCTCCATGCTACGGAATCTATATCTGTGGAAAAGTCTTCAAATGGTTAAAGGACCAGGGTGGACTTACTGCAATGAAGAAACGTAACGAAGAAAAAGCAAAGATCTTATATGATTTCTTAGACCAGAGTGAAATGTTTAAAGGAACAGTTGTGAAAGAAGACCGCTCTTTAATGAACGTTCCATTTGTAACAGGAGACAAAGATCTGGATGCCAAATTTGTAGCTGAAGCAAAAGAAGCAGGATTTGAGAACCTAAAAGGACATCGTACAGTTGGTGGAATGCGTGCAAGTATTTATAACGCAATGCCAAAAGAAGGTGTTGAGAAATTAGTAGCATTTATGAAGAAGTTTGAAGAAGAGAACAAATAA
- the ilvB gene encoding biosynthetic-type acetolactate synthase large subunit: protein MKQLTGAQIVLECLKEQGVDTVFGYPGGAILNIYDELYKQKKDFTHILTSHEQGASHAADGYARSTGKVGVCFATSGPGATNIVTGLATANMDSVPVVAITCNVGVSLLGKDSFQEVDISGVTIPITKHNFIVKNIEELADTIRRAFRIAKTGRPGPVLIDIPKDVTAATTLYEKYKPAKIIRSSEYIKEVDIQNAISMIREAKRPYILVGGGAVISDAADELKEFAEKVDAPVCDTLMGKGAFNGTDERYSGMLGMHGTKASNLGVSHCDLLIAVGTRFSDRVLGNPKTFAKNAKILQIDVDPVEINKNICVSASIIGDVKAVLTVINRRLEAQEHKEWLDTVKEYKEKYPLTYDKGRLTCPEIMEAIYDITKGEAVITTEVGQHQMWAAQFYKYDKPRKFLTSGGLGTMGYGLGASLGAKVGNPDKIVVNIAGDGCFRMNLNELATASRYNIPVIEVIINNSVLGMVRQWQDLFYEERYSYTTLQDKVDFVKVSEGLGVQAKKITDIEQFKDAFKEALNAGEPVVLDCHIDLDDKVWPMVNPGGSIEDAFDKSDLEAQAR from the coding sequence ATGAAACAATTGACAGGTGCTCAGATTGTTTTAGAATGTTTGAAAGAGCAAGGCGTGGATACTGTTTTTGGGTATCCAGGCGGAGCAATCTTAAACATTTATGATGAATTATATAAACAGAAAAAGGATTTTACACATATCCTGACATCTCATGAGCAGGGAGCTTCTCATGCAGCAGATGGATATGCAAGATCTACAGGAAAAGTCGGAGTGTGCTTTGCAACCAGTGGACCGGGAGCGACAAATATCGTTACAGGACTTGCAACAGCGAATATGGATTCAGTGCCAGTTGTTGCGATCACATGTAACGTAGGAGTCAGCCTTCTTGGAAAGGACAGCTTCCAGGAAGTTGATATTTCCGGAGTCACAATTCCGATCACAAAGCATAACTTTATTGTAAAGAATATAGAAGAACTTGCAGACACGATCCGAAGAGCGTTTAGAATTGCAAAGACAGGAAGACCAGGGCCTGTTTTGATCGATATTCCAAAAGATGTGACAGCAGCAACGACCCTATATGAAAAATACAAACCAGCGAAGATCATACGTTCCAGTGAATATATCAAAGAAGTAGATATCCAGAATGCGATCAGCATGATCAGAGAAGCAAAACGACCATATATCTTAGTTGGTGGTGGAGCTGTGATCTCTGATGCAGCAGATGAATTAAAAGAATTTGCAGAGAAAGTAGATGCACCAGTATGCGATACCCTCATGGGAAAAGGAGCATTTAATGGTACGGATGAACGCTATAGTGGAATGCTTGGAATGCACGGAACAAAAGCATCAAATCTTGGAGTATCTCACTGTGACCTTCTGATCGCAGTCGGAACAAGATTTAGTGACCGAGTTTTAGGAAATCCAAAAACATTTGCAAAGAATGCAAAGATTTTACAGATTGATGTTGACCCAGTCGAGATCAACAAGAATATTTGTGTATCAGCTTCTATCATCGGAGATGTAAAAGCAGTATTAACAGTGATCAATCGCCGTTTAGAAGCCCAGGAACACAAAGAGTGGCTTGATACGGTCAAAGAATATAAAGAAAAGTATCCATTAACTTATGATAAAGGACGATTAACATGTCCTGAGATCATGGAAGCGATTTATGATATTACAAAAGGTGAGGCAGTCATTACAACGGAAGTTGGACAGCATCAGATGTGGGCCGCTCAGTTTTATAAATATGATAAACCACGTAAATTCTTGACATCTGGTGGTCTTGGAACAATGGGATACGGCCTTGGAGCCAGCCTTGGAGCCAAAGTTGGTAATCCAGATAAGATCGTAGTAAACATTGCAGGAGATGGATGTTTCCGTATGAATTTAAATGAGCTTGCGACAGCCTCGCGATACAACATTCCAGTGATCGAAGTTATTATCAATAACAGCGTGTTAGGAATGGTAAGACAGTGGCAAGATCTGTTTTATGAAGAAAGATATTCGTATACAACACTTCAGGACAAAGTAGACTTTGTGAAAGTTTCAGAAGGACTTGGGGTGCAAGCTAAGAAGATCACGGATATCGAACAATTCAAAGATGCATTCAAAGAAGCTTTAAATGCAGGAGAACCAGTAGTTCTCGATTGTCATATTGACTTAGATGACAAAGTATGGCCGATGGTTAATCCAGGAGGTTCTATTGAAGATGCATTTGATAAATCGGATCTTGAGGCGCAGGCAAGGTAA
- the ilvD gene encoding dihydroxy-acid dehydratase — translation MSNTFTEGEAFAPQRSLFNALGFTKEEMRKPLVGIVSSYNEIVPGHMNIDKIVDAVKLGVAMAGGTPVVFPAIAVCDGIAMGHVGMKYSLVTRDLIADSTECMALAHQFDALVMVPNCDKNVPGLLMAAARVNVPTVFVSGGPMLAGRVKGCKTSLSSMFEAVGSYAAGKITKEELDEFENKTCPTCGSCSGMYTANSMNCLTEVLGMGLQGNGTIPAVYSERIRLAKHAGMKVMELLEKNIRPRDILTEKAFENALTVDMALGCSTNSMLHLPAIAHEAGVDLNLEKANEISKRTPNLCHLAPAGHTYIEELNEAGGVYAVMNELNKKNLLHTDLITATGKTVAENIEGCVNKNPEVIRPIDDPYSQTGGIAVLKGNLAPDSGVVKRSAVAPEMLKMEGPARVFDCEEDAIKAIKGGDIKPGDVVVIRYEGPKGGPGMREMLNPTSAIMGMGLGSSVALITDGRFSGASRGACIGHVSPEAAVGGPIALVEEGDIIAIDIDANTLNVKVSDEELAKRKENWKPRTPKVTTGYLARYASLVTSGNRGAVLEIKQ, via the coding sequence ATGAGTAATACATTTACAGAGGGAGAAGCATTTGCACCTCAAAGATCGTTATTTAACGCATTAGGTTTCACAAAAGAAGAGATGAGAAAGCCATTGGTCGGAATCGTAAGTTCGTATAATGAGATCGTGCCAGGGCATATGAATATTGACAAGATCGTAGATGCAGTAAAACTTGGAGTTGCTATGGCAGGTGGAACACCAGTTGTATTCCCAGCAATCGCAGTATGTGATGGAATTGCCATGGGACATGTTGGAATGAAATATTCACTGGTGACAAGAGATCTGATCGCTGATTCTACAGAATGTATGGCATTAGCACATCAGTTTGATGCTTTAGTTATGGTTCCAAACTGCGATAAGAATGTACCAGGACTATTAATGGCCGCTGCACGTGTTAATGTACCCACAGTGTTCGTCAGTGGCGGACCAATGCTTGCCGGACGTGTAAAAGGATGTAAAACAAGCTTATCAAGCATGTTTGAGGCTGTTGGATCTTATGCAGCAGGTAAGATCACAAAAGAAGAATTAGATGAATTTGAAAACAAAACATGTCCTACATGTGGATCATGTTCTGGTATGTACACAGCAAACTCTATGAACTGTTTAACAGAAGTTCTTGGTATGGGATTACAGGGAAATGGAACAATTCCAGCTGTGTATTCTGAAAGAATCCGTCTTGCAAAACATGCAGGTATGAAGGTTATGGAATTATTAGAGAAGAATATCCGCCCAAGAGATATCTTAACAGAGAAAGCGTTTGAGAATGCCTTAACAGTTGATATGGCACTTGGATGCAGTACAAACAGTATGCTTCATTTACCAGCAATCGCACATGAAGCAGGTGTTGATCTGAATCTTGAGAAGGCAAATGAGATCAGTAAAAGAACTCCAAACTTATGTCATCTTGCACCAGCAGGACATACATATATTGAGGAGTTAAATGAAGCTGGTGGAGTTTATGCTGTTATGAATGAATTAAATAAGAAGAATCTTCTTCATACAGATCTTATCACCGCAACAGGTAAGACAGTAGCAGAGAACATTGAAGGATGCGTAAACAAGAATCCAGAAGTTATTCGTCCGATTGACGATCCATACAGCCAGACTGGTGGAATTGCTGTATTAAAAGGAAATTTAGCACCAGATTCAGGTGTTGTAAAACGTTCTGCAGTTGCTCCTGAGATGCTTAAGATGGAAGGACCAGCCAGAGTCTTTGATTGTGAAGAAGATGCGATCAAGGCGATCAAAGGTGGAGATATTAAACCAGGGGATGTCGTAGTGATCCGCTATGAAGGACCAAAAGGTGGACCAGGTATGAGAGAGATGTTAAATCCTACATCAGCGATCATGGGTATGGGACTTGGATCAAGCGTAGCCCTGATCACAGATGGAAGATTTTCCGGAGCTTCCAGAGGAGCTTGTATCGGACATGTTTCTCCAGAAGCAGCAGTTGGAGGACCGATTGCATTAGTAGAAGAAGGAGATATTATTGCAATTGATATCGATGCCAATACATTAAATGTAAAAGTTTCTGACGAAGAATTAGCAAAGAGAAAAGAAAACTGGAAACCTAGAACACCTAAGGTTACAACAGGTTATCTTGCAAGGTATGCATCGTTAGTTACATCTGGAAACCGCGGAGCAGTTTTAGAAATCAAACAGTAA
- the leuB gene encoding 3-isopropylmalate dehydrogenase, with product MNCNLAVIKGDGIGPEIVTEAMRVLDAVGEKYGHTFSYTQILMGGASIDVHGEPLTEEALEIAKKSDAVLMGSIGGNTSTSPWYKLPAQLRPEAGLLKLRKSLGLFANIRPAYLYDELKKACPLRDEVIGDGFDMVIMRELTGGLYFGERHTEEIDGVRTAVDTLSYNENEIRRIAIKAFDIARKRKKHVISVDKANVLDSSRLWRAVVEEVAKDYEDVTYEHMLVDNCAMQLVNNPRQFDVILTENMFGDILSDEASMITGSIGMLSSASLAEGKFGLYEPSHGSAPDIAGQDIANPIATILSAAMMLRYSFDLDKEADEIEKAVKAVLADGYRTVDIMSDGMKKVGCKEMGQLIIDQIK from the coding sequence ATGAATTGTAATTTAGCAGTCATTAAAGGTGACGGGATCGGGCCAGAGATCGTCACAGAAGCAATGAGAGTTTTAGATGCTGTAGGAGAAAAGTATGGACATACATTTTCTTATACACAGATACTGATGGGTGGAGCATCCATTGATGTTCATGGAGAACCATTAACAGAGGAAGCTTTAGAGATTGCTAAGAAGAGTGATGCAGTATTAATGGGTTCGATCGGTGGAAATACAAGTACATCTCCATGGTATAAACTTCCAGCACAGTTAAGACCCGAGGCAGGCTTATTAAAACTTCGTAAATCCCTTGGATTATTTGCTAACATCAGACCAGCATACTTATATGATGAATTAAAGAAAGCATGCCCACTTCGTGATGAGGTGATCGGTGATGGATTTGATATGGTCATCATGAGAGAATTAACAGGTGGTCTTTACTTTGGAGAAAGACATACAGAAGAAATTGATGGTGTAAGAACAGCCGTTGATACATTATCTTACAATGAAAATGAAATCAGAAGAATTGCGATCAAAGCATTTGACATTGCAAGAAAACGTAAAAAACATGTGATCAGTGTTGATAAGGCAAATGTACTTGATTCTTCCAGATTATGGAGAGCAGTTGTAGAAGAAGTAGCCAAGGACTACGAAGATGTTACATATGAACATATGTTAGTTGATAACTGTGCAATGCAGTTAGTCAATAATCCACGTCAGTTTGATGTGATCTTAACAGAGAATATGTTTGGAGATATTTTATCAGATGAAGCAAGTATGATCACAGGTTCTATTGGAATGTTATCATCCGCAAGTCTTGCAGAAGGTAAGTTTGGATTATATGAACCAAGCCACGGATCAGCTCCAGATATCGCAGGACAGGATATTGCAAACCCAATCGCAACAATTCTTTCCGCAGCTATGATGCTTCGTTATTCATTTGATTTAGATAAAGAAGCAGATGAGATCGAAAAAGCAGTCAAAGCAGTTTTAGCAGATGGATACAGAACAGTTGACATTATGTCAGATGGAATGAAGAAAGTCGGATGTAAAGAAATGGGACAGCTGATCATTGATCAGATCAAATAA
- a CDS encoding AzlD domain-containing protein → MKLSRLLVYIAVTAVSTYLIRVIPLVAIQKKIENRFFRSFLYYVPYAVLAAMIMPAVFYATGNLIASTIGFAIAMIFAYNKKNIVTVACASCIGAFIALVVLG, encoded by the coding sequence ATGAAGCTTAGCAGATTATTAGTTTATATTGCAGTCACAGCAGTTTCTACATATCTAATACGAGTCATCCCATTGGTTGCAATACAGAAGAAGATAGAGAATAGATTTTTTCGATCATTTTTATACTATGTTCCATATGCAGTACTGGCAGCAATGATCATGCCAGCAGTGTTTTATGCGACAGGAAATTTGATCGCATCGACAATTGGATTTGCAATTGCGATGATTTTTGCATATAATAAAAAAAATATTGTTACAGTTGCATGTGCAAGCTGTATCGGAGCATTTATTGCATTAGTAGTTTTAGGGTAA
- a CDS encoding AzlC family ABC transporter permease has product MKSDNEFRRGLIDGIPIGLAYVAVSFAFGISGASKGIPVWALTLISATCVTSAGQFAAVITMTAGGSLVELVLSQIIINLRYSIMSIAIGQKLSEKSTLWNRISMAFMVTDEIFAVSCAGRHEITPRYFYALMSIPWISWTIGTLLGATANTLLPLILRNALGLAIYGMLIGIIIPPARQDKHITIVIILSMIVSLLFKYIKALSFISSGFVIIICTLIAATFGAILFPVEEEETHEA; this is encoded by the coding sequence ATGAAATCAGACAATGAATTTCGAAGAGGATTAATTGATGGAATTCCAATCGGACTAGCATATGTGGCTGTTTCGTTTGCATTTGGAATTTCAGGAGCGTCTAAGGGAATTCCTGTATGGGCACTTACTTTGATCTCAGCAACCTGTGTAACTTCTGCAGGACAGTTTGCAGCGGTCATAACAATGACGGCAGGAGGATCTTTGGTGGAATTAGTTTTATCACAGATCATTATTAATTTAAGATATTCGATCATGTCAATTGCGATCGGACAGAAATTAAGTGAGAAGTCGACATTGTGGAATCGGATCTCAATGGCATTTATGGTAACGGATGAGATTTTTGCAGTATCCTGTGCGGGGAGACATGAGATTACGCCTAGATATTTTTATGCTTTGATGTCAATTCCATGGATCAGCTGGACCATTGGAACTCTTTTAGGAGCGACGGCCAATACATTATTACCATTGATCTTAAGGAATGCACTTGGACTTGCAATTTATGGAATGTTGATCGGGATTATCATTCCACCAGCCAGACAAGATAAGCATATAACTATCGTGATCATTCTTTCCATGATCGTTAGTTTATTATTTAAATATATCAAAGCGTTATCTTTTATATCCAGTGGGTTCGTGATCATCATTTGTACCTTGATCGCAGCAACATTTGGAGCAATTTTATTCCCAGTAGAAGAGGAGGAGACTCATGAAGCTTAG